A stretch of Gorilla gorilla gorilla isolate KB3781 chromosome 9, NHGRI_mGorGor1-v2.1_pri, whole genome shotgun sequence DNA encodes these proteins:
- the LOC109028759 gene encoding septin-7-like isoform X6, whose product MSWQPVIDYIDSKFEDYLNAESCVNRHQMPDKRVQCCLYFIAPSGHGLKPLDTEFMKRLHEKVNLLPKQTHSHQRNANSLKNSLNILKTNLTFSNAPRILPSSDPFAINFNDSITTHHSKS is encoded by the exons ATGAG CTGGCAGCCTGTTATTGATTACATTGATAGTAAATTTGAGGACTACCTAAATGCAGAATCATGCGTGAACAGACATCAGATGCCTGATAAAAGGGTGCAGTGTTGTTTATACTTCATTGCTCCTTCAGGACATGG ACTTAAACCATTGGATACTGAGTTTATGAAGCGTTTGCATGAAAAAGTGAACTTATTGCCAAAGCAGACACACTCACACCAGAGGAATGCCAACAGTTTAAAAAACAG tctgaacattttaaaaacaaaccttACCTTCAGCAACGCTCCAAGGATACTGCCTTCCTCTGACCCTTTTGCCATTAACTTCAATGATAGTATTACTACCCACCACAGCAAGAG ttga
- the LOC109028759 gene encoding uncharacterized protein isoform X1 codes for MSWQPVIDYIDSKFEDYLNAESCVNRHQMPDKRVQCCLYFIAPSGHGLKPLDTEFMKRLHEKVNLLPKQTHSHQRNANSLKNSLNILKTNLTFSNAPRILPSSDPFAINFNDSITTHHSKSSISCQDYSTPRRQNSDLSVSICRSQASVWASVCILSFIHFLNAVTATIYQVVTNHL; via the exons ATGAG CTGGCAGCCTGTTATTGATTACATTGATAGTAAATTTGAGGACTACCTAAATGCAGAATCATGCGTGAACAGACATCAGATGCCTGATAAAAGGGTGCAGTGTTGTTTATACTTCATTGCTCCTTCAGGACATGG ACTTAAACCATTGGATACTGAGTTTATGAAGCGTTTGCATGAAAAAGTGAACTTATTGCCAAAGCAGACACACTCACACCAGAGGAATGCCAACAGTTTAAAAAACAG tctgaacattttaaaaacaaaccttACCTTCAGCAACGCTCCAAGGATACTGCCTTCCTCTGACCCTTTTGCCATTAACTTCAATGATAGTATTACTACCCACCACAGCAAGAG CTCTATTTCATGCCAAGATTACTCAACACCCAGAAGGCAGAACAGCGACCTCTCTGTCTCCATCTGCAGAAGCCAAGCAAGCGTGTGGGCCTCCGTATGCATCCTTTCTTTTATTCACTTTCTAAATGCTGTAACGGCTACCATCTACCAGGTGGTCACAAACCATCTCTAA
- the LOC109028759 gene encoding septin-7-like isoform X5, giving the protein MSWQPVIDYIDSKFEDYLNAESCVNRHQMPDKRVQCCLYFIAPSGHGLKPLDTEFMKRLHEKVNLLPKQTHSHQRNANSLKNSLNILKTNLTFSNAPRILPSSDPFAINFNDSITTHHSKRLGTHPQGWE; this is encoded by the exons ATGAG CTGGCAGCCTGTTATTGATTACATTGATAGTAAATTTGAGGACTACCTAAATGCAGAATCATGCGTGAACAGACATCAGATGCCTGATAAAAGGGTGCAGTGTTGTTTATACTTCATTGCTCCTTCAGGACATGG ACTTAAACCATTGGATACTGAGTTTATGAAGCGTTTGCATGAAAAAGTGAACTTATTGCCAAAGCAGACACACTCACACCAGAGGAATGCCAACAGTTTAAAAAACAG tctgaacattttaaaaacaaaccttACCTTCAGCAACGCTCCAAGGATACTGCCTTCCTCTGACCCTTTTGCCATTAACTTCAATGATAGTATTACTACCCACCACAGCAAGAG GTTGGGGACTCACCCTCAGGGTTGGGAGTGA
- the LOC109028759 gene encoding uncharacterized protein isoform X4, translating to MSWQPVIDYIDSKFEDYLNAESCVNRHQMPDKRVQCCLYFIAPSGHGLKPLDTEFMKRLHEKVNLLPKQTHSHQRNANSLKNSLNILKTNLTFSNAPRILPSSDPFAINFNDSITTHHSKRDKVLLCCPTGLKLLSSK from the exons ATGAG CTGGCAGCCTGTTATTGATTACATTGATAGTAAATTTGAGGACTACCTAAATGCAGAATCATGCGTGAACAGACATCAGATGCCTGATAAAAGGGTGCAGTGTTGTTTATACTTCATTGCTCCTTCAGGACATGG ACTTAAACCATTGGATACTGAGTTTATGAAGCGTTTGCATGAAAAAGTGAACTTATTGCCAAAGCAGACACACTCACACCAGAGGAATGCCAACAGTTTAAAAAACAG tctgaacattttaaaaacaaaccttACCTTCAGCAACGCTCCAAGGATACTGCCTTCCTCTGACCCTTTTGCCATTAACTTCAATGATAGTATTACTACCCACCACAGCAAGAG agacaaggtcttgctgtgttgcccaactggcctcaaactcctgagctcaaagtga
- the LOC109028759 gene encoding septin-14-like isoform X2, translating into MPDKRVQCCLYFIAPSGHGLKPLDTEFMKRLHEKVNLLPKQTHSHQRNANSLKNSLNILKTNLTFSNAPRILPSSDPFAINFNDSITTHHSKSSISCQDYSTPRRQNSDLSVSICRSQASVWASVCILSFIHFLNAVTATIYQVVTNHL; encoded by the exons ATGCCTGATAAAAGGGTGCAGTGTTGTTTATACTTCATTGCTCCTTCAGGACATGG ACTTAAACCATTGGATACTGAGTTTATGAAGCGTTTGCATGAAAAAGTGAACTTATTGCCAAAGCAGACACACTCACACCAGAGGAATGCCAACAGTTTAAAAAACAG tctgaacattttaaaaacaaaccttACCTTCAGCAACGCTCCAAGGATACTGCCTTCCTCTGACCCTTTTGCCATTAACTTCAATGATAGTATTACTACCCACCACAGCAAGAG CTCTATTTCATGCCAAGATTACTCAACACCCAGAAGGCAGAACAGCGACCTCTCTGTCTCCATCTGCAGAAGCCAAGCAAGCGTGTGGGCCTCCGTATGCATCCTTTCTTTTATTCACTTTCTAAATGCTGTAACGGCTACCATCTACCAGGTGGTCACAAACCATCTCTAA
- the LOC109028759 gene encoding uncharacterized protein isoform X3 — protein MLFDLGQGYINPSLKPLDTEFMKRLHEKVNLLPKQTHSHQRNANSLKNSLNILKTNLTFSNAPRILPSSDPFAINFNDSITTHHSKSSISCQDYSTPRRQNSDLSVSICRSQASVWASVCILSFIHFLNAVTATIYQVVTNHL, from the exons atgctCTTCGACTTGGGACAGGGTTACATTAACCCATC ACTTAAACCATTGGATACTGAGTTTATGAAGCGTTTGCATGAAAAAGTGAACTTATTGCCAAAGCAGACACACTCACACCAGAGGAATGCCAACAGTTTAAAAAACAG tctgaacattttaaaaacaaaccttACCTTCAGCAACGCTCCAAGGATACTGCCTTCCTCTGACCCTTTTGCCATTAACTTCAATGATAGTATTACTACCCACCACAGCAAGAG CTCTATTTCATGCCAAGATTACTCAACACCCAGAAGGCAGAACAGCGACCTCTCTGTCTCCATCTGCAGAAGCCAAGCAAGCGTGTGGGCCTCCGTATGCATCCTTTCTTTTATTCACTTTCTAAATGCTGTAACGGCTACCATCTACCAGGTGGTCACAAACCATCTCTAA